One segment of Sulfobacillus thermosulfidooxidans DSM 9293 DNA contains the following:
- a CDS encoding diguanylate cyclase domain-containing protein — MSCVQGDVDSLKLINDTWGHHIGDEAISHVIKHIRAALPNNHVFAGLVAMNLWRSYRNAVRTTPNL; from the coding sequence GTGAGCTGCGTACAAGGAGATGTCGACAGTCTCAAACTCATTAACGATACGTGGGGGCACCATATCGGAGATGAGGCCATTTCTCACGTTATCAAACACATCCGTGCCGCATTACCGAACAATCATGTGTTTGCCGGATTGGTGGCGATGAATTTGTGGCGTTCTTACCGCAATGCGGTTCGGACGACGCCCAATCTTTAG
- a CDS encoding DUF2442 domain-containing protein, with translation MPNGFSRPPEGSNGNLPQVIAVRPFPEYLLVLKFKDGDLRVFDMKPMLWGEMFEPLRAKDLFNQVRVEDGTIVWPNGADIDPEQLYEESSPLFPLDCL, from the coding sequence ATGCCAAATGGCTTTAGTCGCCCTCCCGAAGGCTCAAACGGGAATTTACCTCAGGTGATTGCTGTGAGGCCTTTTCCGGAATATCTACTAGTCTTGAAGTTTAAAGATGGAGACCTTCGTGTTTTTGATATGAAACCAATGCTGTGGGGAGAAATGTTTGAACCATTACGTGCTAAAGACTTGTTTAACCAAGTACGCGTAGAGGATGGCACGATTGTATGGCCTAACGGGGCTGATATCGACCCAGAACAGTTATATGAGGAATCAAGCCCACTCTTTCCTCTAGACTGTCTATAA
- a CDS encoding S1C family serine protease, with protein MWRRKEWTPFLFGLFGVFLGALIVYQTLNRTPRALNWPVVSIAKKVDPSVVIVLNKQNDQGQLQTKGIGSGVILNRQGDIVTNYHVVANAHALIVVLSNGQRYHAQIVGEDPPTDLAVIRIHANHLRPIEFASSRTIEPGELVVAIGNALGLSHTVTTGIISAKDRVMFRDGWEYHLIQTDAAINPGNSGGALVNAQGQLIGINASKIAQTGVEGIGFAIPSDTVKSITQQLIAYGHVRRPWLGATVQSAGSQSVGLLVVRVIPGSPAAKAGIRAGDFIVSVNGIRVHQLQDMIPVIQRAGVGTIIRVGLLRGTENLTVSLRLGELPVTHRALAAG; from the coding sequence ATGTGGCGGCGGAAAGAGTGGACGCCTTTTCTATTTGGTCTTTTTGGGGTTTTTTTGGGAGCTCTGATTGTATATCAGACCTTAAACCGTACTCCGAGAGCGTTGAACTGGCCCGTGGTGAGTATTGCCAAGAAAGTGGATCCTTCGGTGGTCATTGTCTTAAACAAGCAAAACGATCAGGGACAATTACAGACCAAGGGCATCGGTTCCGGAGTTATCCTGAATCGTCAAGGCGACATTGTCACCAATTATCATGTGGTGGCCAATGCACATGCGTTAATCGTCGTGTTATCGAATGGGCAACGGTATCACGCCCAAATCGTGGGTGAAGATCCGCCCACGGATTTAGCGGTCATCCGTATTCATGCGAACCATTTGAGGCCGATTGAATTTGCCTCGTCACGCACCATTGAACCGGGCGAGCTGGTGGTCGCCATAGGCAACGCCTTAGGATTATCCCATACCGTGACCACAGGCATCATTTCGGCTAAAGATCGGGTGATGTTTCGCGACGGATGGGAGTATCATCTGATCCAAACCGATGCGGCAATAAATCCCGGGAACAGTGGCGGTGCGTTGGTGAATGCCCAAGGGCAACTCATTGGCATAAACGCTAGCAAAATTGCTCAAACAGGAGTGGAAGGAATCGGATTTGCTATTCCCAGTGATACCGTCAAAAGCATTACGCAACAGCTTATTGCATACGGTCATGTGCGCCGTCCATGGCTTGGCGCCACCGTGCAGTCAGCGGGTTCACAATCGGTGGGGCTACTGGTGGTTCGGGTTATTCCGGGAAGTCCTGCTGCAAAAGCAGGGATTCGAGCTGGCGACTTTATCGTTTCTGTCAACGGAATTCGTGTGCACCAACTGCAAGACATGATCCCTGTGATTCAAAGGGCTGGGGTTGGAACAATAATCCGCGTTGGCTTATTGCGCGGTACCGAGAATCTCACAGTCTCATTAAGGCTTGGTGAGCTTCCAGTAACGCACCGGGCGTTGGCCGCGGGATAA
- a CDS encoding DUF4160 domain-containing protein — MYYPPKEHPPCHIHIKGIGCEVSVDFLGNILKGISICFSTSEWKNVMNWINNHQKELQENCTRAQNHRNLNSIPYP, encoded by the coding sequence ATGTATTACCCTCCTAAGGAACACCCACCCTGTCATATACATATTAAAGGGATAGGGTGTGAAGTTTCAGTAGACTTTTTAGGAAATATTTTGAAAGGGATTTCAATTTGCTTTTCTACTAGCGAATGGAAGAATGTGATGAACTGGATTAACAACCATCAAAAAGAATTACAGGAAAACTGTACACGAGCGCAGAATCATAGAAATTTGAACTCTATTCCATATCCCTAG